A stretch of Janibacter endophyticus DNA encodes these proteins:
- a CDS encoding class I SAM-dependent methyltransferase, whose protein sequence is MPSSRAIPSFEEAWPRIAEIPGWLTLDQARELFRLAREGATDIVEIGSHQGRSTVTLALAGDGRVTAVDPFITARLFAGPSVRSLLLRNLAAAGVRERVDVVTTTSADAFSRWPSSRTVDLVYVDGKHDVASLLRDLRWAVHVRPGGYVVVHDAFSSVGVTVGMLLLLPVARRLALTHRVGSLAVLRVRPPTLRERLRIVIHLPWFTRNVMIKLLLRAGLTNVTARLGHTGIYDPY, encoded by the coding sequence ATGCCTTCGTCGCGAGCTATCCCAAGCTTCGAGGAGGCATGGCCGCGCATCGCGGAAATCCCCGGATGGCTGACTCTTGATCAAGCCCGCGAGCTGTTCAGGCTCGCGCGAGAGGGCGCCACGGACATCGTCGAGATCGGCTCCCACCAGGGGAGATCTACCGTGACCTTGGCGCTAGCAGGCGATGGCCGGGTCACTGCCGTCGATCCCTTCATCACCGCAAGGCTGTTCGCCGGACCGAGTGTTCGATCCTTGCTGCTGCGCAACCTCGCGGCGGCGGGCGTGCGTGAACGGGTGGACGTGGTGACCACCACAAGCGCAGACGCATTCTCGCGCTGGCCCTCCTCCAGAACCGTCGACCTTGTGTACGTCGACGGGAAGCATGATGTCGCAAGCCTGCTCCGTGACCTTCGATGGGCCGTGCACGTGCGGCCGGGCGGCTACGTCGTCGTCCACGACGCCTTCTCCTCCGTGGGCGTGACTGTTGGGATGCTCCTCCTGCTTCCGGTGGCCCGGCGGCTTGCACTCACCCATCGAGTTGGTTCGTTGGCGGTGCTGAGAGTGCGTCCGCCCACCTTGCGCGAAAGGTTGCGCATCGTCATTCACCTCCCCTGGTTCACCCGAAACGTGATGATCAAGCTCCTCCTGCGAGCCGGGTTGACCAACGTCACAGCCAGGCTGGGACACACCGGCATCTACGATCCCTACTGA
- a CDS encoding lipopolysaccharide biosynthesis protein yields the protein MLHRLRGLARSAIIAGGVMIMNITTYGLTLVAARALGPEDFGEFSAVLGALIILNVLSLGLQSTAARRIAHHPGAQAETTLQVLRVTLLCAVGVGAIGAALAPLTARVLELQSPLTAVALAIAAALLTVMGGVAGVLQGEERWLPLGLVYTSMGVSRLLVGIGAVLIASTALSLAAAVAAAAAVPVAVGFTALRRTGTVGARSPEGAEPDDLPEHSLWREVAHNSHALLAFFTLSNMDIVVARSLIPDGEAGLYAAGLILTKAVLFFPQFVVVVAFPKMVKRAAGRRTDILGLSVVGLLGLCATTLVALALPLALEFVGGGQYHEIERSLPLFAMVGTVLAMTQLLVYSAIAGRHPRAVWLLWAGALAFLALATTADTALELLHSKLALDVGLLLVLAGYVLTAPKPEVEAHTYDPVLIEDTASPEQPPVR from the coding sequence GTGCTTCATCGTCTGCGTGGGCTAGCCAGATCGGCCATCATCGCCGGCGGCGTCATGATCATGAACATCACCACCTACGGCCTGACACTGGTGGCAGCACGGGCGTTGGGGCCGGAGGACTTCGGTGAGTTCTCGGCCGTCCTGGGCGCACTCATCATCCTCAACGTGTTGTCCCTCGGACTGCAGTCCACCGCAGCGCGCAGGATCGCCCACCATCCCGGAGCCCAGGCTGAGACCACCCTGCAGGTCCTCCGGGTGACATTGCTCTGCGCTGTGGGCGTCGGCGCGATCGGCGCCGCCCTCGCGCCATTGACCGCTCGGGTGCTAGAACTCCAGTCACCGCTCACCGCGGTGGCGTTGGCGATCGCCGCAGCGCTCCTCACCGTGATGGGCGGAGTGGCCGGGGTCCTCCAGGGGGAGGAGCGATGGCTTCCCCTGGGGCTCGTCTACACCTCGATGGGGGTGTCTCGTCTCCTAGTCGGCATTGGTGCAGTGCTCATTGCGTCCACGGCCTTGAGCCTCGCAGCGGCCGTCGCCGCTGCGGCAGCGGTCCCAGTCGCTGTCGGCTTCACGGCGCTGCGCAGGACAGGAACCGTAGGGGCGCGTTCCCCTGAGGGCGCCGAGCCCGACGACCTGCCTGAGCACAGCCTTTGGCGGGAGGTTGCCCATAACTCCCACGCCCTCCTGGCCTTCTTCACGCTGTCCAACATGGACATCGTCGTGGCACGGTCCTTGATCCCGGACGGGGAGGCAGGCTTGTACGCAGCTGGGCTGATCCTCACCAAGGCGGTGCTGTTCTTCCCGCAGTTTGTCGTGGTCGTAGCTTTCCCGAAGATGGTTAAGAGGGCTGCTGGCCGTCGGACAGACATTCTTGGTCTCTCCGTCGTCGGCCTCCTCGGACTCTGTGCAACAACCCTGGTCGCTCTGGCCCTCCCCCTGGCGCTCGAGTTCGTGGGGGGCGGCCAATATCATGAGATCGAGAGGAGTTTGCCCCTCTTCGCCATGGTTGGCACGGTGCTGGCCATGACCCAGCTCCTGGTCTACAGCGCCATCGCTGGTAGGCACCCTCGCGCAGTGTGGCTGCTCTGGGCTGGAGCGCTGGCCTTCCTCGCGCTCGCTACGACCGCAGACACGGCACTGGAGCTGCTGCACAGCAAGCTTGCTCTTGATGTCGGGCTGCTCCTCGTCCTCGCCGGCTATGTCCTCACCGCACCGAAGCCTGAGGTAGAGGCGCACACCTACGATCCCGTGCTGATCGAGGACACCGCATCTCCAGAGCAGCCGCCTGTCCGGTAG
- the polA gene encoding DNA polymerase I — protein sequence MSRLLLLDGHSLAYRAFFALPAENFSTSTGQHTNAVYGFTAMLINVLRDEEPTHVGVAFDVSRQTFRSEEYAEYKAGRSETPSAFRGQISLLKEVLDALSIAHVELDGYEADDIIATLATQGREEGMEVLICSGDRDTLQLVDATTTVLYPRKGVSDLARMTPAAVTEKYGVPPERYSDLAALVGESSDNLPGVPGVGPKTAAKWIGLYGDLPGVVAHVDEIKGKAGESLRAHLDGVLRNRRLNRLLTDAPVGASVADLERRQWDREAVHTLFDSLEFRVLRDRLFETFDTGETEVSGGLEIDGSVLGAGEVAAWLEEHAPAGRLVGVDVVGSWGRGSGEVVSIGLSTVEGAAAALDVTELAPEDDEALVAWLADPGRPKALHDAKGPMHALRERGWLLDGVEVDTVLAAYLVKPDQRSYDLGDLSVRHLGRELRVEGAGAAPADQGLLDFSADEDEASQDSMVRARAVVELAEILLAEVERTGGTGLLRDVEMPLVAVLAGMERAGIAADLEALTTLEAHFADQVAQAQEDAWDAIGDEQINLGSPKQLQVVLFETLGLPKTRRTKTGYTTDAEALADLYAKTEHPFLEALLRHRDAAKLRVTVEGLLRSVSDDCRIHTTYMQTIAATGRLSSTDPNLQNIPIRTEEGRRIREVFVVGDGYECLMSADYSQIEMRIMAHLSGDDGLIEAFRSGEDLHRFVGSRVFGVDPADVTPEMRSKVKAMSYGLAYGLSAFGLSRQLGISTGEAKGLMEEYFERFGGVRDYLQDVVAQARATGYTETMLGRRRYLPDLTSDNRQRREMAERMALNAPIQGSAADVMKVAMLRVDAALREQSLASRVLLQVHDELVVEVAAGERDRVEQLLRDEMGAAVEMDVPLEVSVGSGRSWHDAAH from the coding sequence GTGAGCCGACTTCTCCTCCTTGACGGGCACTCCCTGGCCTACCGCGCGTTCTTTGCGCTGCCGGCGGAGAACTTCTCTACGAGCACCGGGCAGCACACCAACGCCGTCTACGGCTTCACCGCGATGCTCATCAACGTCCTGCGTGACGAGGAGCCGACGCACGTCGGGGTGGCCTTCGACGTCTCCCGGCAGACCTTCCGGTCGGAGGAGTACGCGGAGTACAAGGCCGGCCGGTCCGAGACCCCGAGCGCCTTCCGCGGCCAGATCTCGCTCCTCAAGGAGGTGCTCGACGCGCTGAGCATCGCCCACGTCGAGCTCGACGGGTACGAGGCGGACGACATCATCGCCACGCTGGCCACGCAGGGTCGCGAGGAGGGTATGGAGGTGCTCATCTGCTCCGGTGACCGCGACACCCTCCAGCTCGTCGACGCGACGACGACGGTCCTCTACCCCCGCAAGGGCGTCTCCGACCTCGCGCGCATGACGCCCGCCGCCGTCACGGAGAAGTACGGCGTCCCGCCCGAGCGGTACAGCGACCTCGCCGCACTCGTCGGTGAGAGCAGCGACAACCTCCCCGGGGTCCCCGGGGTGGGTCCCAAGACGGCCGCCAAGTGGATCGGCCTCTACGGCGACCTGCCCGGCGTCGTGGCCCACGTCGACGAGATCAAGGGCAAGGCCGGCGAGTCGTTGCGCGCCCACCTCGACGGCGTGCTGCGCAACCGGCGGCTCAACCGGCTCCTCACCGACGCGCCTGTCGGCGCCTCGGTGGCTGACCTCGAGCGTCGCCAGTGGGACCGCGAGGCCGTGCACACCCTCTTCGACAGCCTGGAGTTCCGGGTCCTGCGCGACCGGCTCTTCGAGACCTTCGACACCGGCGAGACCGAGGTGAGCGGGGGGCTCGAGATCGACGGCAGCGTGCTCGGGGCAGGCGAGGTGGCGGCCTGGCTCGAGGAGCACGCGCCGGCCGGTCGCCTCGTCGGCGTCGACGTCGTCGGGTCCTGGGGGAGGGGCAGCGGCGAGGTCGTCTCGATCGGCCTGTCCACCGTCGAGGGTGCCGCGGCCGCCCTCGACGTCACCGAGCTCGCCCCGGAGGACGACGAGGCGCTGGTGGCCTGGCTCGCCGACCCTGGGCGGCCCAAGGCGCTGCACGACGCCAAGGGGCCGATGCACGCGCTGCGCGAGCGGGGCTGGCTGCTCGACGGGGTCGAGGTCGACACCGTCCTCGCGGCCTACCTCGTCAAGCCGGACCAGCGCTCCTACGACCTCGGGGACCTCAGCGTGCGCCACCTCGGCCGAGAGCTGCGGGTCGAGGGTGCCGGTGCGGCGCCGGCGGACCAGGGCCTGCTCGACTTCTCCGCCGACGAGGACGAGGCCTCCCAGGACTCCATGGTCCGGGCCCGGGCCGTCGTCGAGCTCGCGGAGATCCTCCTCGCTGAGGTCGAGCGGACCGGTGGCACGGGCCTGCTCCGAGACGTCGAGATGCCCCTCGTCGCCGTACTCGCGGGGATGGAGCGCGCCGGCATCGCGGCCGACCTCGAGGCGCTGACGACGCTCGAGGCCCACTTCGCGGACCAGGTCGCGCAGGCGCAGGAGGACGCCTGGGACGCGATCGGGGACGAGCAGATCAACCTCGGCTCTCCCAAGCAGCTCCAGGTCGTCCTCTTCGAGACGCTCGGGCTGCCCAAGACGCGGCGTACCAAGACGGGTTACACGACCGACGCGGAGGCGCTCGCCGATCTCTACGCCAAGACCGAGCACCCCTTCCTCGAGGCGCTGCTCCGGCACCGTGACGCCGCGAAGCTGCGGGTGACCGTCGAGGGGCTGCTGCGCTCCGTCTCGGACGACTGCCGCATCCATACGACGTACATGCAGACGATCGCCGCGACCGGTCGTCTGTCCTCCACCGACCCCAACCTGCAGAACATCCCGATCCGGACCGAGGAGGGGCGTCGGATCCGCGAGGTCTTCGTCGTCGGTGACGGGTACGAGTGCCTCATGTCCGCGGACTATAGCCAGATCGAGATGCGCATCATGGCGCACCTCTCCGGCGACGACGGGCTCATCGAGGCGTTCCGGTCGGGGGAGGACCTCCACCGTTTCGTCGGGTCGCGGGTCTTCGGGGTCGACCCGGCTGACGTCACGCCCGAGATGCGCAGCAAGGTCAAGGCGATGAGCTACGGCCTGGCCTACGGCCTGTCGGCCTTCGGTCTCTCGCGGCAGCTCGGGATCAGCACGGGCGAGGCGAAGGGGTTGATGGAGGAGTACTTCGAGCGCTTCGGGGGAGTGCGCGACTACCTCCAGGACGTCGTCGCCCAGGCGCGTGCCACTGGCTACACCGAGACGATGCTCGGGCGGCGGCGGTACCTGCCCGACCTGACGAGCGACAACCGGCAGCGGCGCGAGATGGCCGAGCGGATGGCCCTCAACGCGCCGATCCAGGGCTCGGCCGCGGACGTCATGAAGGTCGCGATGCTCCGGGTCGATGCGGCGCTGCGGGAGCAGTCGCTCGCGTCGAGGGTGCTGCTGCAGGTGCACGACGAGCTCGTCGTCGAGGTGGCGGCGGGGGAGCGGGACCGGGTCGAGCAGCTGCTCCGGGACGAGATGGGAGCCGCCGTCGAGATGGACGTCCCGCTCGAAGTCAGCGTGGGGTCGGGCCGGTCCTGGCACGACGCCGCGCACTAG
- a CDS encoding hotdog fold thioesterase, translated as MTDPLSDLPPLTDEDRQRLNASSVGTLVERMEIDILAASAEKVVARMPVQGNTQPYGLLHGGASVVLAETLGSIGSALHAGPDRIAVGLDINATHHRAATSGHVVGVATPLSLGRSVAAWEIVVTDDQGRRVCTSRITCMLRDVPPGQG; from the coding sequence GTGACCGACCCCCTGAGCGACCTGCCTCCCCTGACCGACGAGGACCGTCAGCGCCTCAACGCCTCAAGCGTCGGCACTCTCGTCGAGCGGATGGAGATCGACATCCTCGCGGCGAGCGCGGAGAAGGTCGTGGCACGCATGCCCGTCCAGGGCAACACCCAGCCCTACGGCCTGCTCCACGGGGGCGCCTCCGTCGTCCTCGCCGAGACCCTGGGCTCCATCGGGTCGGCGCTCCACGCCGGACCGGACCGCATCGCGGTGGGGCTCGACATCAACGCCACGCACCACCGCGCGGCCACGAGCGGGCATGTCGTCGGCGTCGCCACGCCGCTCTCGCTCGGCCGGTCGGTCGCCGCCTGGGAGATCGTCGTCACCGACGACCAGGGCCGCCGCGTGTGCACCTCGCGGATCACCTGCATGCTGCGCGACGTGCCCCCCGGCCAGGGCTGA
- a CDS encoding DUF554 domain-containing protein: protein MLIGGRLPERTRSVVTDCLGLVTLLMAALSAIEVTSSDLSGATGRGAPVLIVLGSLLIGSIIGSLLRIEERLESLAGAIQGWVGSRRSWTAAMTAAGEGDAAGSPSDVPEIDAKERFIEGWLTASLLFCVGPLTILGTLDDGLGRGIDKLALKSVLDGFAALAFASTFGIGVLFSAVSVLVVQGGLTVLGVALGSILPDPHIAALTATGGLVLVGIAFRLLRIRDIPVGDMLPALIVAPLLTQLVISLG, encoded by the coding sequence ATGCTCATCGGAGGCCGGCTGCCCGAGCGCACCAGGTCGGTCGTCACCGACTGCCTCGGGCTCGTCACGCTGCTCATGGCGGCGCTGTCGGCCATCGAGGTGACGAGCAGCGACCTGTCAGGGGCCACCGGGCGAGGCGCGCCGGTGCTCATCGTCCTCGGCTCGCTGCTCATCGGGTCGATCATCGGCTCGTTGCTGCGGATCGAGGAGCGGCTCGAGTCCCTCGCGGGGGCGATCCAGGGCTGGGTGGGGTCCCGACGATCGTGGACCGCTGCCATGACCGCCGCGGGCGAAGGGGATGCCGCCGGGTCGCCGAGCGACGTGCCGGAGATCGACGCCAAGGAGCGGTTCATCGAGGGCTGGCTCACCGCCAGCCTGCTCTTCTGCGTGGGTCCGTTGACGATCCTGGGGACCCTGGACGACGGCCTGGGCCGGGGCATCGACAAGCTTGCGCTGAAGTCCGTGCTCGACGGCTTCGCCGCCCTGGCCTTCGCCTCGACCTTCGGCATCGGGGTGCTCTTCTCGGCGGTGAGCGTCCTCGTCGTGCAGGGCGGGCTCACCGTGCTCGGCGTGGCGCTGGGATCGATCTTGCCCGACCCGCACATCGCAGCGCTGACCGCCACGGGCGGCCTCGTGCTCGTGGGCATCGCCTTCCGCCTGCTGCGGATCCGGGACATCCCGGTCGGCGACATGCTGCCGGCGCTGATCGTCGCGCCGCTGCTCACGCAGCTGGTCATCAGCCTCGGCTGA
- a CDS encoding ANTAR domain-containing response regulator → MTTDSTPGGTPLRILIAEDEALIRTDLAEMLAEQGYDVVGQASDGQQAVALAEQLRPDLAIFDIKMPVMDGLAAAEAVGTQRICPVIMLTAFSQKELVERARDAGVMAYVVKPFSASDVLPAIEVASSRWAELKALESEVADLGERLETRKAVEKAKGVLMKKLKISEAEAFRWIQKTAMDRRMGMREVADAVVAGMEKS, encoded by the coding sequence ATGACGACGGACAGCACCCCCGGGGGCACCCCCCTGCGCATCCTCATCGCGGAGGACGAGGCGCTGATCCGCACCGACCTCGCCGAGATGCTCGCCGAGCAGGGCTACGACGTCGTCGGCCAGGCGAGCGACGGGCAGCAGGCCGTCGCGCTCGCCGAGCAGCTGCGCCCCGACCTCGCGATCTTCGACATCAAGATGCCCGTCATGGACGGCCTCGCCGCCGCCGAGGCCGTCGGCACCCAGCGGATCTGCCCGGTGATCATGCTCACCGCCTTCAGCCAGAAGGAGCTCGTCGAGCGGGCTCGGGACGCGGGAGTCATGGCCTACGTCGTCAAGCCCTTCAGCGCCTCCGACGTCCTCCCGGCCATCGAGGTGGCGTCCTCGCGCTGGGCCGAGCTCAAGGCCCTCGAGTCCGAGGTCGCCGACCTCGGCGAGCGGCTCGAGACCCGCAAGGCCGTCGAGAAGGCGAAGGGGGTCCTCATGAAGAAGCTGAAGATCTCCGAGGCCGAGGCCTTCCGGTGGATCCAGAAGACGGCGATGGACCGCCGGATGGGCATGCGCGAGGTCGCCGACGCCGTCGTGGCGGGCATGGAGAAATCCTGA
- the pyk gene encoding pyruvate kinase gives MRRAKIVCTLGPSTSTPQNIQELVAAGMDLARFNLSHGDYPFHEANYRAVREAGDAMGRAVGTLVDLQGPKIRTGRFKDGPILLKAGDHFTITTRDVEGDQKTVGTTYKGLTRDVSAGDRILIDDGKISLSVHDVTDTEVRCVVIYGGPLSNNKGINLPGVPVSVPALSEKDEADLRWAIGLGVDFIALSFVRSAKDVERVHRIMDEEGQRLPVIAKIEKPQAVQELEAIIDAFDGIMVARGDLGVEMPLEEVPVVQKRAIEMARRKAKPVIVATQVLESMMDNSRPTRAEASDAANAVLDGADALMLSGETAAGKFPIEAVKVMSRIIESTEANGLERIDAVDGGTGTTQGAVITRAAAEIGDQLGVKYLIAFTQTGGVARRLAQLRPRLPMLAFSPTQHVRSQLALVWGIETFLTPEVTSTDQYAMMVDEILLDADRVIEGDKVVIVAGSPPGIPGSTNAVRVHKIGDARHGVASAYRLP, from the coding sequence ATGCGTCGCGCGAAGATCGTCTGCACCCTCGGTCCGTCGACCTCCACCCCCCAGAACATCCAAGAGCTCGTCGCCGCGGGCATGGACCTCGCCCGCTTCAACCTCTCCCACGGCGACTACCCCTTCCACGAGGCGAACTACCGGGCCGTCCGGGAGGCCGGCGACGCGATGGGTCGGGCCGTCGGCACGCTCGTCGACCTCCAGGGCCCCAAGATCCGCACCGGCCGCTTCAAGGACGGGCCGATCCTGCTCAAGGCGGGCGACCACTTCACCATCACGACGCGGGATGTCGAGGGTGACCAGAAGACCGTCGGGACGACCTACAAGGGGCTGACCCGTGACGTCAGCGCGGGGGACCGCATCCTCATCGACGACGGCAAGATCAGTCTCTCGGTCCACGACGTCACGGACACCGAGGTCCGCTGCGTCGTCATCTACGGCGGGCCCCTGTCCAACAACAAGGGGATCAACCTCCCGGGCGTGCCCGTGTCGGTTCCGGCGCTCTCGGAGAAGGACGAGGCGGACCTGCGCTGGGCCATCGGCCTGGGCGTCGACTTCATCGCCCTGAGCTTCGTGCGCTCCGCCAAGGACGTCGAGCGGGTCCACCGGATCATGGACGAGGAGGGCCAGCGACTGCCCGTCATCGCCAAGATCGAGAAGCCGCAGGCCGTGCAGGAGCTCGAGGCGATCATCGACGCCTTCGACGGGATCATGGTGGCCCGCGGCGACCTCGGCGTCGAGATGCCGCTCGAGGAGGTGCCGGTTGTCCAGAAGCGGGCGATCGAGATGGCCCGCCGCAAGGCCAAGCCGGTCATCGTCGCCACGCAGGTGCTCGAGTCGATGATGGACAACAGCCGGCCCACCCGGGCCGAGGCATCCGATGCCGCGAACGCCGTGCTCGACGGTGCCGACGCGCTGATGCTCTCCGGCGAGACCGCCGCGGGGAAGTTCCCCATCGAGGCGGTCAAGGTCATGTCCCGGATCATCGAGAGCACCGAGGCCAACGGGCTCGAGCGCATCGACGCCGTCGACGGCGGCACCGGCACGACGCAGGGCGCGGTGATCACCCGCGCTGCGGCAGAGATCGGGGACCAGCTCGGTGTGAAGTACCTCATCGCCTTCACCCAGACGGGAGGGGTGGCCCGACGGCTGGCCCAGCTGCGACCGCGCCTGCCGATGCTCGCCTTCAGCCCGACCCAGCACGTCCGTTCGCAGCTCGCGCTCGTGTGGGGGATCGAGACCTTCCTGACGCCGGAGGTCACGAGCACCGACCAGTACGCGATGATGGTCGACGAGATCCTGCTCGACGCCGACCGCGTGATTGAGGGGGACAAGGTCGTCATCGTCGCCGGCTCACCGCCCGGGATCCCCGGCTCGACGAACGCCGTCCGCGTGCACAAGATCGGCGATGCCCGGCACGGTGTGGCCAGCGCGTACCGCCTGCCCTGA
- a CDS encoding glutamate synthase subunit beta, whose amino-acid sequence MADPQGFLKHRERELPQRRPVEVRIKDWKEVYEEQELGQLQRQAGRCMDCGIPFCHSGCPLGNLIPEWNTLAWKGDWHDAIERLHATNNFPEFTGRLCPAPCETACVLGINQPAVTIKQVEVTTVEEAFGRGDVPPQIPEWLTGRTVAVVGSGPAGLAAAQQLTRAGHTVAVYERADKPGGLLRYGIPEFKMEKRILDRRLAQMRSEGTRFRSGVDVGTEVTGQQLRDRYDAVVLAIGATVPRDLPVPGRELDGVVQAMDFLPDANRVSVGEEVEGQITATGKDVIIIGGGDTGADCIGTSIRQGARSVTSLEIMPQPGADRSAQHPWPTYPMIFRVASAHEEGGDRVYAVSTTEIVGDEDGKVAGLRLTEVELGEQGFTPVEGTERELPAQLILLAMGFLGPEGEGVVEQLGVERDERSNVVRDNDYMSSVPGVFVAGDAGRGQSLIVWAIAEGRAAAQGVDKYLMGESKLPRPVNPGDRPLTA is encoded by the coding sequence GTGGCTGACCCCCAAGGCTTTCTCAAGCACCGCGAGCGCGAGCTGCCCCAGCGGCGTCCCGTCGAGGTCCGGATCAAGGACTGGAAGGAGGTCTACGAGGAGCAGGAGCTCGGCCAGCTCCAGCGTCAGGCCGGCCGCTGCATGGACTGCGGCATCCCCTTCTGCCACTCCGGCTGCCCGCTCGGCAACCTCATCCCCGAGTGGAACACCCTCGCGTGGAAGGGCGACTGGCACGACGCGATCGAGCGGCTGCACGCGACGAACAACTTCCCCGAGTTCACCGGTCGGCTCTGCCCGGCGCCGTGCGAGACCGCGTGCGTCCTCGGCATCAACCAGCCGGCCGTGACGATCAAGCAGGTCGAGGTGACCACCGTCGAGGAGGCCTTCGGCCGCGGCGACGTGCCGCCGCAGATCCCCGAGTGGCTCACCGGCAGGACGGTCGCGGTCGTCGGCTCCGGGCCGGCCGGCCTGGCCGCCGCCCAGCAGCTGACCCGCGCGGGCCACACCGTCGCCGTGTACGAGCGGGCGGACAAGCCGGGCGGGCTGCTGCGCTACGGCATCCCCGAGTTCAAGATGGAGAAGCGGATCCTCGACCGTCGGCTCGCGCAGATGCGCTCCGAGGGCACCCGCTTCCGCTCCGGCGTCGACGTCGGCACCGAGGTGACGGGCCAGCAGCTCCGCGACCGTTACGACGCGGTGGTCCTCGCCATCGGCGCGACCGTCCCGCGTGACCTGCCCGTCCCGGGGCGCGAGCTCGACGGTGTCGTCCAGGCGATGGACTTCCTGCCCGACGCCAACCGGGTCTCGGTCGGCGAGGAGGTCGAGGGCCAGATCACCGCGACCGGCAAGGACGTCATCATCATCGGCGGCGGCGACACCGGCGCCGACTGCATCGGCACCTCGATCCGCCAGGGTGCCCGCTCGGTGACGAGCCTGGAGATCATGCCGCAGCCCGGCGCCGACCGCTCGGCCCAGCACCCGTGGCCGACCTACCCGATGATCTTCCGCGTCGCCTCTGCGCACGAGGAGGGTGGTGACCGCGTCTACGCCGTGTCGACGACCGAGATCGTCGGCGACGAGGACGGCAAGGTCGCCGGCCTGCGGCTCACCGAGGTCGAGCTGGGGGAGCAGGGCTTCACCCCGGTCGAGGGCACCGAGCGCGAGCTGCCCGCGCAGCTCATCCTCCTCGCCATGGGCTTCCTCGGCCCGGAGGGCGAAGGGGTCGTCGAGCAGCTCGGCGTCGAGCGCGACGAGCGCTCCAACGTCGTGCGCGACAACGACTACATGAGCAGCGTCCCCGGCGTCTTCGTCGCCGGCGACGCAGGCCGGGGACAGTCGCTCATCGTCTGGGCGATCGCCGAGGGCCGCGCCGCGGCCCAGGGGGTCGACAAGTACCTCATGGGCGAGTCCAAGCTGCCCCGCCCCGTCAACCCGGGGGACCGTCCGCTCACCGCCTGA